A single genomic interval of Camelina sativa cultivar DH55 chromosome 11, Cs, whole genome shotgun sequence harbors:
- the LOC104726466 gene encoding LOW QUALITY PROTEIN: agamous-like MADS-box protein AGL82 (The sequence of the model RefSeq protein was modified relative to this genomic sequence to represent the inferred CDS: deleted 2 bases in 1 codon) yields MIKEKVNLQRIANDKTRITTYKKRKASLYKKATEFSILCGVKTCLIVYGPTKATDEVVSEPEIWPRDETKVRDIIRKYKDTVSNSCNKENHVETFVNDLGKAKEMETKKRLKSENKYCNWDQKLDKCSREQLRAIFCAVDSKLHEAVARQEPSMFRVHHQAMDTSIPQSVMDQHYMQQYFSEQPQFQGFPNNYNNMCYSFIPPHNDQLQMDPNLTENWTNLGLNQGLMMSKGNDGTQLMQRQAQPYYNREPVVPRSAAYNVNPFAGYQVPFNIPWRLSGNQVEDWDLSGKNPI; encoded by the exons ATGATTAAGGAGAAAGTGAACCTACAAAGGATAGCGAACGATAAGACAAGGATAACAACTTACAAGAAGAGGAAAGCTAGTCTTTACAAGAAGGCAACGGAATTTTCAATTCTCTGCGGTGTCAAGACATGTCTCATCGTCTATGGTCCCACTAAGGCGACGGATGAGGTGGTTTCCGAGCCAGAGATATGGCCAAGGGACGAGACCAAAGTCAGAGACATCATACGTAAGTACAAAGACACAGTGTCGAACAGCTGCAATAAAGAAAACCACGTGGAAACTTTCGTTAACGATTTAGGGAAAGCGAAGGAGATGGAGACTAAAAAAAGG CTTAAGAGTGAGAATAAGTATTGTAACTGGGACCAGAAGCTAGACAAGTGTTCTCGAGAGCAGCTACGTGCGATATTCTGTGCCGTGGATAGCAAGTTACACGAAGCTGTGGCGAGACAGGAACCTAGTATGTTTAGGGTTCATCATCAAGCCATGGACACATCAATCCCGCAGAGTGTAATGGATCAACATTACATGCAACAGTATTTTTCTGAGCAGCCACAGTTTCAAGGCTTCCCTAATAATTATAACAATATGTGTTACTCGTTCATCCCACCTCATAATGATCAGCTTCAAATGGACCCGAATCTCACGGAGAACTGGACCAACTTGGGGTTAAATCAAGGCTTGATGATGTCAAAGGGAAACGATGGTACTCAGTTGATGCAAAGGCAAGCACAGCCTTATTACAATCGTGAACCGGTTGTACCGAGGTCTGCAGCTTATAATGTGAACCCGTTTGCGGGATATCAAGTCCCGTTCAATATTCCTTGGAGGTTATCGGGAAATCAAGTTGAAGACTGGGATCTTTCAGGGAAGAACCCGATTTGA
- the LOC104728979 gene encoding agamous-like MADS-box protein AGL82: MTEVLKSENKYCNWDQKLDKCSREQLRAIFCAVDSKLHEAVARQEPSMFRVHHQAMDTSIPQSVMDQHYMQQYFSEQPQFQGFPNNYNNMCYSFIPPHDDQIQMDPNLTENWTNLGLNQGLMMSKGNDGTQLMQRQAQPYYNREPVVPRSAAYNVNPFAGYQVPFNIPWRLSGNQVEDWDLSGKNPI, encoded by the exons ATGACGGAG GTACTTAAGAGTGAGAATAAGTATTGTAACTGGGACCAGAAGCTAGACAAGTGTTCTCGAGAGCAGCTACGTGCGATATTCTGTGCCGTGGATAGCAAGTTACACGAAGCTGTGGCGAGACAGGAACCTAGTATGTTTAGGGTTCATCATCAAGCCATGGACACATCAATCCCGCAGAGTGTAATGGATCAACATTACATGCAACAGTATTTTTCTGAGCAGCCACAGTTTCAAGGCTTCCCTAATAATTATAACAATATGTGTTACTCGTTCATCCCACCTCATGATGATCAGATTCAAATGGACCCGAATCTCACGGAGAACTGGACCAACTTGGGGTTAAATCAAGGCTTGATGATGTCAAAGGGAAACGATGGTACTCAGTTGATGCAAAGGCAAGCACAGCCTTATTACAATCGTGAACCGGTTGTACCGAGGTCTGCAGCTTATAATGTGAACCCGTTTGCGGGATATCAAGTCCCGTTCAATATTCCTTGGAGGTTATCGGGAAATCAAGTTGAAGACTGGGATCTTTCAGGGAAGAACCCGATTTGA
- the LOC104728978 gene encoding uncharacterized protein LOC104728978, giving the protein MGIDAKETITILWKILGYSMSMSIKFMRNHPILSGVSMFLLVLYIFLPSLLFFLIYSSPVLACALVYARERLGLRFSSLYSSSEPKSCKGEKRCHLKQQRSVRRNARMKVEEWDSQTNEEEKDKVILTSLYNDLFGRTPQFEESPKAIETNLVKEDNEKKVIRGEEEESCDLNVEEPMVCSCEIKYEEPSNGKEEISNVNEHGILEIERNKRLESLIARRRARRLFRLALDQRSKLQAEETTSPRQNNNHLQITVLRNSLERHRNNFSDATTDRGLQIPGFAPSVMLQGRNPFDIPYDPQEERPNLTGDSFDQEFSLFNNHKDMFFCRHESFCRFAHFSPEHAQCMNSPVYSSDISTTRKFLDLDNEYMDHTEHVLPCNGKEATIEKDDKSVESGKTGEGEIEVNNETDSNKEEDDDDSSCSEESESELNRLNKAELREAICQSMDNYPGYLVNQTRNSIPATLPRGLVAPRLEDHNMFYTRKCGNSHSRTFSVASDMQVEVSEIGSPPTTVDWLDDWSNGGESYIYDTDIDREIVCDEESRKRISHQYESRSGIDLKEENKESAWIKLETKLDQNCVIDENLKTGDDMSFLDRRSHTEDILEHKPSSSGDVSKPTRSTKLESMLFHTSASLSSITEEPEIMLDSIDGENSENMNNLTEELSDQRPLITLDSSMKNLIDEEVVDMQQVENDDLSLSPKVNELDIIDHQQKDQILNHSIQGEHEVTKSPLDASLDTTYIESFEREVEEEEPNLNNFVKEITKQQENEACQSDLKSSLGHVLTELLENEAMGENDQKLVKGIDEKVTPIEKEKTHNILEASSSHPHTPLVEDYENSENATVILMQDQDSNNSPLVESTNHEISTEGEKSDLLKKLEVSGGTQNSQDSHQQCGTYSISSQGISPKTLKFTQQLEQEDVIVPANIVSQDIHKEELGAVANDLAASESNNEDNQKLYQQIEGMEKKIDLHLESLYHNININAPEIDGEAYKKVNGEMQNAEIQTAKDDNIVLG; this is encoded by the exons ATGGGCATTGACGCGAAAGAAACCATCACGATATTATGGAAAATTCTTGGATATTCAATGAGTATGAGCATCAAATTCATGAGGAACCACCCGATTCTGTCAGGGGTTTCAATGTTTTTACTCGTGTTATACATTTTCCTCccttctctcttgttcttcttgattTACTCGTCACCGGTTCTTGCATGTGCTCTAGTGTATGCCCGCGAAAGGCTAGGATTGAGATTTTCAAGTTTGTATTCGTCTTCAGAGCCAAAAAGTTGTAAAGGAGAAAAGAGATGTCATTTAAAACAACAACGAAGTGTTAGACGAAATGCTAGAATGAAAGTTGAAGAATGGGATTCACAAACAAACGAGGAAGAGAAAGACAAAGTTATCTTGACTTCTCTTTACAATGACCTTTTTGGTCGTACCCCTCAATTTGAAGAGTCTCCTAAAGCTATAGAAACCAATCTAGTAAAAGAAGACAATGAGAAGAAGGTTATTcgtggagaggaagaagaatcttGTGATCTTAATGTTGAAGAACCAATGGTTTGCAGCTGtgaaatcaaatatgaagaacCATCAAATGGTAAAGAAGAGATAAGTAATGTTAACGAACATGGGATTTTAGAGATTGAGAGAAATAAGAGACTAGAGTCTTTAATCGCTAGAAGAAGAGCGAGGCGGCTCTTTAGACTAGCTTTAGATCAAAGAAGTAAGCTTCAAGCTGAAGAAACAACTAGCCCTAGACAGAACAACAACCACCTTCAAATTACGGTTTTGAGGAACTCACTTGAAAGACATCGAAATAATTTTTCTGATGCTACTACTGATAGAGGATTACAGATTCCAGGCTTTGCGCCTTCTGTGATGTTACAAGGGAGAAACCCTTTTGATATTCCTTATGATCCTCAAGAGGAAAGACCTAATCTTACTGGAGATAGTTTTGATCAAGAGTTTTCATTGTTTAATAACCACAAAGATATGTTCTTTTGTCGTCATGAGAGCTTCTGTCGCTTTGCTCATTTTTCTCCAGAACATGCTCAGTGTATGAACAGCCCAGTTTATTCTTCAGACATTTCAACTACTAGGAAATTTTTAG ATTTGGACAATGAGTATATGGATCATACTGAACATGTGCTCCCTTGTAATGGAAAAGAAGCTACAATAGAAAAAGATGATAAAAGCGTTGAGAGTGGAAAAACCGGAGAAGGAGAAATAGAGGTGAATAATGAGACAGAttcaaacaaagaagaagatgatgatgattcaagtTGTTCAGAAGAAAGTGAGTCAGAACTCAACCGTTTAAACAAAGCAGAGCTTAGGGAAGCTATATGCCAATCCATGGATAATTATCCCGGTTATCTTGTGAACCAAACAAGAAATAGTATTCCAGCAACATTGCCAAGAGGTTTAGTAGCGCCAAGACTAGAAGATCACAATATGTTTTACACTCGCAAATGCGGAAATTCGCATAGTCGCACATTTTCAGTTGCCTCAGATATGCAAGTTGAGGTCTCAGAGATAGGTTCACCTCCTACAACAGTTGATTGGCTTGATGATTGGTCTAATGGCGGGGAATCTTACATTTATGATACAGATATTGATAGAGAAATTGTCTGCGATGAAGAATCGCGTAAGAGGATCTCTCACCAATATGAATCAAGAAGTGGAATAGATTTGAAAGAGGAGAATAAGGAATCTGCATGGATTAAACTTGAGACCAAGCTAGATCAAAATTGTGTGATAgatgaaaacctaaaaacagGTGATGATATGTCCTTTTTAGATAGAAGAAGCCACACTGAAGACATTCTTGAGCATAAACCTTCTAGTTCTGGTGATGTGTCCAAGCCTACAAGATCTACGAAACTTGAAAGCATGTTGTTCCATACAAGTGCGTCATTGTCTTCTATAACAGAAGAACCTGAAATCATGTTAGACTCAATAGATGGGGAAAACTCagaaaatatgaataatttgACTGAAGAACTAAGTGATCAGAGACCTCTGATTACTCTTGATTCATCCATGAAGAATTTGATTGATGAAGAAGTGGTTGATATGCAACAAGTAGAAAATGATGATCTTTCTCTATCGCCTAAGGTTAATGAATTAGATATCATTGATCATCAGCAGAAAGATCAAATATTGAATCACAGCATTCAAGGAGAACATGAAGTAACTAAGAGCCCCTTGGATGCTTCTTTGGACACAACCTATATAGAATCATTTGAAagagaggtagaagaagaagaaccaaacttAAACAATTTTGTGAAGgaaataacaaaacaacaagaaaatgaGGCATGTCAAAGTGATTTGAAGAGTTCTCTTGGGCATGTTCTTACAGAGTTACTAGAAAATGAGGCAATGGGAGAAAATGATCAAAAACTAGTCAAAGGTATTGATGAGAAAGTAACAccaatagagaaagagaaaactcaTAATATCTTGGAAGCATCTTCAAGCCATCCTCATACACCGTTGGTTGAAGACTATGAAAACTCAGAAAATGCTACTGTGATACTTATGCAGGACCAAGATAGTAATAATTCACCACTAGTTGAGTCAACTAATCATGAGATCTCGACGGAAGGAGAAAAATctgacttattaaaaaaattagaagtttCAGGTGGCACTCAAAACTCTCAAGATTCACATCAACAG TGTGGTACATATTCTATTTCTTCCCAAGGGATATCACCAAAAACATTGAAGTTCACCCAACAACTAGAGCAAGAAGATGTTATTGTTCCTGCAAACATCGTCTCTCAAGATATTCATAAAGAGGAACTCGGTGCAGTAGCCAATGACTTAGCTGCTAGTGAAAGCAATAATGAAGATAATCAAAAACTCTATCAACAAATTGAAGGTATGGAAAAGAAGATAGATCTTCATTTAGAATCATTGTatcataatattaatataaacgCTCCAGAAATCGATGGTGAAGCATACAAGAAAGTGAATGGGGAAATGCAAAATGCAGAGATCCAAACAGCAAAAGACGATAACATAGTCTTAGGTTAG
- the LOC104726465 gene encoding ATP-dependent zinc metalloprotease FTSH 9, chloroplastic, protein MSTIELLTSGIQDRFRFSTCCSTSSLLYLHASSFFRDRSLGFRQNPYRFVSNSIQLLPQSVSGSRNHERFNLWQGFRRKKSSSRTIVNCQEGDQKASSNERRSGEGEGKRNSNSSKQKGGGKQGKNGMWWSKGKKWQWEPIIQAQEIGVLLLQLGIVMFVVRLLRPGIPLPGSEPRTQTTFMSVPYSDFLSKVNNNEVQKVEVDGVHVLFKLKDDGNLQESETGGGSKMSESSEAVLRSVTPTKRVVYSTTRPRDIKTPYEKMLENNVEFGSPDKRSGGFFNSGLIVLFYIAVLAGLLHRFPVSFSQSTTGQLRTRKSGGPVGGKVSTEGETITFADVAGVDEAKEELEEIVEFLKNPDRYTRLGARPPRGVLLVGLPGTGKTLLAKAVAGESDVPFISCSASEFVELYVGMGASRVRDLFARAKKEAPSIIFIDEIDAVAKSRDGKFRMVSNDEREQTLNQLLTEMDGFDSSSAVIVLGATNRADVLDSALRRPGRFDRVVTVEAPDKVGRESILKVHVSKKELPLGDDVNLASIASMTTGFTGADLANLVNEAALLAGRKSKMTVEKIDFIQAVERSIAGIEKKTARLKGSEKAVVARHEAGHAVVGTAVASLLPGQSRVEKLSILPRSGGALGFTYIPPTHEDRYLLFIDELHGRLVTLLGGRAAEEVVYSGRISTGALDDIRRATDMAYKAVAEYGLNQKIGPVSVSTLSSGGIDDSGGSPWGRDQGHLVDLVQREVTNLLQSALEVALTVVRANPDVLEGLGAQLEDEEKVEGEELQKWLNRVVPSEELSMFIKGKQAALLPAKTSSS, encoded by the exons ATGTCTACAATCGAATTGCTAACTTCAGGAATCCAAGATAGGTTTCGATTCTCAACTTGTTGTAGTACCAGTAGTTTACTGTATCTGCATGCTTCGAGCTTTTTCCGAGATCGGTCTTTAGGGTTTCGTCAGAATCCGTACCGATTTGTTTCCAATTCAATtcagcttcttcctcaatcAGTTTCAGGGTCGAGAAACCATGAAAGGTTCAATCTTTGGCAAGGGTTTCGGAGGAAGAAGAGCAGTAGTAGGACGATTGTGAATTGTCAAGAAGGTGATCAGAAAGCTAGCTCGAATGAGAGGAGAAGTGGGGAGGGAGAAGGGAAGAGGAATTCGAATTCGTCGAAGCAGAAAGGAGGAGGGAAGCAAGGTAAGAATGGGATGTGGTGGTCTAAAGGGAAGAAATGGCAGTGGGAACCGATCATTCAAGCACAGgagattggggttttgttgTTACAATTGGGTATTGTTATGTTTGTGGTGAGATTGCTCAGGCCTGGGATCCCGTTACCTGGTTCGGAGCCTCGGACACAGACGACGTTTATGAGTGTGCCGTATAGTGATTTCTTGAGTAAGGTTAATAACAATGAGGTTCAGAAAGTGGAGGTGGATGGTGTTCATGTTTTGTTTAAGTTGAAAGATGATGGGAACTTGCAAGAGAGTGAAACTGGTGGTGGTAGTAAGATGTCTGAGTCGTCTGAGGCTGTGCTTAGAAGTGTGACTCCGACTAAAAGGGTTGTGTACTCCACCACTAGGCCGAGGGATATCAAGACACCGTATGAGAAAATGCTTGAGAATAATGTTGAATTCGGGTCGCCGGATAAGCGCTCTGGTGGCTTTTTCAACTCTGGATTG ataGTTCTGTTTTACATCGCAGTGCTGGCAGGGCTTCTCCACCGGTTCCCTGTTAGCTTTTCCCAG AGTACAACGGGACAGCTGAGGACACGCAAGTCTGGTGGTCCTGTTGGGGGAAAAGTTTCGACTGAAGGTGAAACAATCACTTTTGCAGATGTTGCTGGTGTTGATGAAGCAAAGGAAGAGCTAGAAGAGATTGTG GAATTTCTCAAGAATCCTGATAGGTATACCCGTTTAGGTGCTCGTCCCCCTCGTGGTGTCTTATTG GTCGGTCTTCCTGGAACAGGGAAAACCCTTCTTGCAAAAGCTGTTGCTGGGGAATCTGATGTCCCCTTCATAAGTTGCTCTGCAAGTGAGTTTGTAGAGTTGTATGTTGGCATGGGTGCTTCACGCGTAAGGGATCTTTTTGCACGAGCCAAGAAGGAAGCTCCGtcaattatatttatagatgAG ATAGATGCTGTCGCAAAAAGTCGTGATGGTAAATTCAGAATGGTCAGCAATGATGAAAGGGAGCAAACGTTGAATCAGTTGCTCACT GAGATGGATGGTTTTGACAGTAGCTCTGCAGTAATTGTTCTTGGAGCTACCAATCGAGCTGATGTCTTAGACTCCGCCCTACGTCGGCCTGGGAGATTTGATCGTGTTGTTACT gtgGAAGCACCTGACAAAGTTGGAAGAGAATCCATTTTGAAAGTGCATGTTTCAAAGAAAGAGCTTCCTTTGGGGGATGATGTCAACCTAGCTAGTATTGCTTCAATGACAACCGGTTTCACTGG GGCAGACCTTGCAAACCTGGTTAATGAGGCTGCTTTGCTAGCCGGAAGGAAGAGCAAGATGACGGTTGAAAAAATTGACTTCATTCAGGCTGTTGAGCGATCTATAGCG GGCATAGAGAAGAAAACCGCAAGGTTAAAAGGTAGTGAGAAAGCTGTGGTTGCAAGGCATGAAGCTGGACATGCTGTTGTTGGTACAGCTGTTGCAAGTCTTCTTCCTGGACAGTCTCGTGTTGAG AAATTGAGCATATTACCAAGATCAGGAGGGGCATTGGGCTTTACATACATTCCTCCAACGCATGAAGACAGATATTTGCTTTTCATTGATGAGTTACATGGCCGCTTGGTAACACTTCTTGGAGGTCGTGCTGCTGAAGAGGTTGTTTACTCAGGGCGTATATCAACAGGTGCACTCGATGATATCAGGAGAGCAACCGACATGGCCTACAAGGCAGTAGCTGAATATGGTCTCAACCAGAAAATTGGACCCGTCTCTGTATCTACACTTTCTTCTGGTGGCATTGATGACTCTGGGGGTTCACCATGGGGAAGAGATCAG GGGCATCTAGTTGATCTTGTTCAAAGAGAGGTGACAAATTTGTTGCAATCTGCGCTGGAAGTTGCGTTGACTGTTGTTCGTGCTAATCCAGATGTATTAGAAGGTCTTGGTGCTCAACTGGAAG ATGAAGAGAAAGTAGAAGGTGAGGAGCTGCAGAAATGGTTAAATAGAGTCGTTCCCTCAGAGGAACTTTCTATGTTCATCAAAGGAAAACAAGCTGCTCTGCTTCCAGCAAAAACTAGCTCCAGTTAA